Part of the Bradyrhizobium sp. AZCC 1721 genome, TGTCTTTCGTAGCCCGAAGGCCCTTAAGCTTTGCTTAACCCTGTTTTTGCCGCCAAATCATGGATTTGGCGAGTCTTTTCGCGGGCTCGGCCAAGGCCGTCCGCATCATTTTTTAATCGTCAAACGCTTTTGCGGAACCGGCCCGAAAGCTCGCCAAAACCCTCAATCAGGGCCTCGGTGCCATCGAGGGAGTCCAGCCGGGCGCCGACATCCTTCAGCCACGCCAGATTGGCCTCGCTGGTCTCCTCGGCCAATGCCAGTTCGGCATCTTTCTTCTCCCTAAGTAGGGCGTGCGTTTTCTGATGCAAGACAACGAGTTGCTGCCAAGTGGCCAAAACGTCCTCGCGCGCCGCGCCGGGGCGGGCGGCCCACACCGCCACCGTCGTGATCGCTCGCTCAACCCGTTGAAGAACCTCGCCTAATCCACGCGCTTCGAGATCCGCGCGCATTTTCTCGGCCTGCTCCTCGACGTCGGGAGAATGATGATGGTCGTTGGCGAAGGCCGTAATAATACCGGCGCGGAGCTTGGTGGCCTCGGGATGCGCCAGTTCCAGCATAGCCACCTCCTCCAGATGATCGTGCAGCAGCCAAGGGTGGTTAATCAGGGATTGCAGGATCAAGGCCTCGCGGCGGGACATCGCGCTGCGCTGGCCGCGCATGATCGGGCTGGACGCAAGCTGGGGGCTCGCCGCCTGGTAGGGGCCGGGGGCGATTCCTGAAGTTATCCCCAGCGGGCGGCCGCGGGGGGCGAATCGGCCGGCCGGACTCGCTCCGCGCGGGGCAAACGCGCGGGGTGATTCGGGGCGGCCGGTCCGGAAATTACCCCGGCCGTAACCGCCGCGGCCAGCATCGGGCGCAAAGGTGCGCTGCAGGCGCTCGGCGAGATCCTGGCGATAGTAGCGACGCACGACCTCGTCGCGGATGCCGTTAGAGAGTTCGTTGATACGCGCTTCCAGCGCGGCGCGCCGTTCGGGAGTCGCAAACGTGCCGCCTTCGATCTCGCGCGACCAGATCATATCGGCGAGCCCGCGCGCGGCGCCGATCACCTCCTCGATCGCAACCCGGCCCCCGGTGCGGGCGAGGTCATCGGGGTCCTGTCCCTCCGGCAGCAGCGCGAAGCGCAGGCTTTTGCCGGGCGCAAGATTGGGCAGCGCCAAGTCGGCGGCGCGGTACGCTGCTTTTCGCCCGGCGCGATCGCCGTCGAAGCAGAGGATCGGCTCGTCCGCCATCTTCCAGAGCAGTGCGAGCTGGTTTTCGGTGAGCGCGGTGCCGAGCGGGGCGACGGCGCCGGCAAAGCCTGCGGTGACCATGGCGATGACATCGACATAGCCTTCGACCACGATCAGTGGCGAGCCGTCATGCGCCGCCTGTCGCGCAGTGGCGAGGTTGTAGAGATTGTCGCCCTTGTGAAACAGCGGGGTTTCCGGCGAGTTCAAATATTTTGCCGAAACGTCCTTTTCCAGCGCGCGGCCGCCGAAGGCGATGACGCGGCCTCTGGCGTCGGCGATCGGAAACATCACGCGATCGCGGAAGCGGTCGTAAGGAACGGGAATATCGTCGCCGCCGACGAGCAGCCCCGCTTCCACCATGTCCTCGGTGGAAATGCCCTGCGCGCCCAGATGCTCCTTCAGCGCAAAACGCTCGCCCGGGGCATAGCCGAGGCGAAACTGCAATTGCGTCGCCGACGAAATGCCACGGTCGCCGAGATAGCCGCGCGCCTTGGCGCCGTTCCGCGAGGCCAGCGTATCGGCAAAGAATTTTGCCGCGAGTTCCATCACGTCGTGCAGCGTCTTGCGGCGCTGCTCGTGGCGCGCGGCATCTGGCGTTGCCGCCGGCAGCGGCAGGCCGGCCATGGCGGCGAGGCGCTCAACAGCCTCCGGAAACGAGACGCCTTCCGTCTCCATGACGAAGTCGAAAATATTGCCGTGCTTTCCGGTCGAGAAGCAGTGATAAAACTGCTTCTGGTCGTTGACCGTGAAAGAGGGTGTCTTCTCCTGTTGGAACGGCGACAGCCCCTTAAACTCCCGCCCCGCTCTCTTCAGCTTGACGCGCCGGCCCACGACTTCCGAAACTGAAAGCCGGGCGCGCAGTTCGTCGAGAAATTGGGGCGTGAAGCGCATGGGTGGAGTTTTGCCGAGTCGTAGGGCCGTGCCAACCGACCATGGATATAGGGCCGGGCCGCTAAAAGGCGAAGTCGGCCGGATTTCTCGCCGCTATTCACAGCCCCATCCGTCATTCTGGGGCGTCCGAAGGACGAACGCGGAATGACGGAGACACCTTGAATCGCCGCCGGTTCCGCGCTTCCATAGCCGCATGTTCGCGATCTTCCGGGGTGGCAGGAGCGGGGCGTGGCGGGTGACGCGGTTTGCGCCGGTCAAGGGCGCGTCGCTTTCGCCGACGCCTTCGCTGTCGGTCGTGCATTCCCTGTCGATCACGCTGCCGATCCTGCCCTCGCCGACCTCGTGGCGGCTCGCCGGCTTCGCCAGCCATCTGCGCTATACCGAGCGCGCCGAGAAGACGCAGCTTGACGCCGTGCGGGCCGAGATCGGCCGACCTGAGGCAACCTTTGCGGCGCTGATCCCGATCAAGAAATCGGCGGCGTGGTGGGAGCTGACGCAGGAGGAGCGGCGGCAGATCTTTGAGGATAGATCCCACCACATAGCCGACAGCCTGAAATACCTGCCGGCGATCGCCCGCCAGCTTTATCACAGCCGGGACCTCGGCGAGCCCTTCGACTTCCTGACCTGGTTCGAATACGCGCCCGCACATGCGGAGGAATTCGAGGAGCTGGTTCGCACGCTGCGCGCCACCGAGGAATGGCGCTATGTCGAGCGCGAGGTGGATATCAGGCTGGAGCGCGAGCGGCTGGATGCGGGCTGACTCGTCCTACATCTCCAGAAACTTCCCCGAGGCGATGCGCGGCAAGCCGGCGACCGGCCAGTTGTAGACATAGGTCCACGCCTCGCCGGCGGTGCCGTCTTGCAGCGACAGCGGCAGCATGCGGCGGATGTATTCGGTCGGTTCCGGAAACCCGGCGCCACAGGCCTCATACATGTCGAACTCGGCCAGCAACGCGTCGCGATCGCGCAAACGATAGAGCTCACCGAACACGACGTCGTTGGCGTCATCCGACAGCACCAGCCCCGGATAATGCTTGATGAGATAAAGCCGGCCGCGGCAGGTGGCGGTGCCCAAAAAATCCGCACTGCGCGACAATAGCTGCGCCATCGGATGGTCGAAGCCGCGCATCAGCGTGCCGTAGACGAACAGTCGATCTGAAATCATGGGATTTCTATGTCATTGCGCGCGAAGCGATGCAATCCGCCGGGGGTCTATCGCCAAAACCGTCTTGTGGGGAAGCATCCGGAGCGGCATCGTTAAGCCATTATCGATTCGGATACGTCTCCTCGACCAGCAACGCTCAAGGAAGATACGTTGAACGACGCCGCCGGCCCCGCCCCGCTCCTCAGCGCCGAGGATGTTCCTCCGGTCCACGAATACAACACCGCAGGCCGCTCGCCCTTTCTGCTCACATGCGACCATTATGGAAGGCTCATTCCGCGCGTGCTCGGCGACCTCGGCCTGCCCGAGAGCGAGTTGACACGCCATATCGCCTGGGACATCGGAATTGCCGGCGTCGCGGAAGCGCTCGCAAAGCATCTCAATGCCCATCTGATCGTGCAGCGTTACTCACGGCTCGTCATCGACTGCAACCGCCCGCCGCACGTCGCAAGCTCGATCCCGCGCATCAGCGAGGCGACCACGATCCCCGGCAATGAAGGCATTTCGCGCGAGGCGGCCGCGATACGGCGGGCGCAGATCTTCGATCCCTACCACCGGCGCATCGACGAGATCATCGACCAGCGCGGAAACGCTGCCATGCCGACCGTGCTGGTATCGCTGCACAGTTTCACGCCGGTCTATGCCGGGATTGCACGGCCCTGGCATATCGGCACGCTCTACCACCGCGACAAGCATCTGCCGCCGCGCTTGCTGCAAGCGTTTCGCGCCGAGGGCGATCTGGTGGTCGGCGACAACGAGCCTTATGCGGTCAGCGACGAGACCGACTACACGATCCCCGTCCATGGCGAGGCGCGCGGGCTGATGAATACAGGGATCGAAATCCGTCAGGATTTGATCTCGGATCCCGCCGGCGAGAAAGCCTGGGCGGAGCGGCTGGCGCGGATACTTGGGGAGATCGAGGAGATGTTGCGCAGGCAGCAATTAATCGCGTCTCGCCAAGGCGAAGGTCGCGCTCCCTTGCAGCTCGCGGCCGATCGGGACTAGCTACATCACTTGGATCGCGAGCTTACCGCGCCCGCGTCAGTGCCAGCCAGATGCCGCCGCCGATCATGAAGCCGCCGGAGACGCGCGACACCAGCCGCGTCCGCTGCTTGGAGAAGAACATTCGCGCGCGTCCGGCCAGCAGCGCGTAGACCGCGTCGGTCGATGCCGCGATCACCATGAAGGTGACGCCGAGCAGCGCTACCTGCGGGAAGTGGTCCTTCTCCATATCCATGAACTGCGGAATGAACGCGCCGAAGAACACCAGCACCTTCGGGTTGGAGAGCAGCACCAGAAGCCCCTGCAGAAAGAAGCCGCCGCGCGGCGGCGGTGGCGGCTCGTCGGCGTTGACGCCTTCCGCAGGCTGCCAGATCAGCTTGATGCCGAGCCATATCAGATAGGCGGCGCCGGCAAAGCGCACCCAGTCGAACCAGTAGCCCATCGTCGCCATCAGCGACGTCAGCCCGATCGCGACGATGCCGATCACGATGGCAAGGCCGGTTTGCGCGCCGGCGCAATTGATCAGCGCCGCGCGGGTGCCGTGCCGCAGGCCGTTCGCGATCAGCAGCGTGACGACGGGACCCGGCAACAGCGCGAGCGCAATGCAGGCGGCGACAAAGGCGAGATAGACCTGAAGGGACATGGGGGGAACTCGGTGGGAGAGCGGTTACGTCATTATGCATGCGGGGGCGAAAGATGGAAGCTGCGCTTCCTGCTCCCTCTCCCCGTCTTAACCGTCATCGCCCCTCCATCGCGGCCATCATCCAGCGCGTCATTTCGCGGGTCGCCAGCAACGCCAGCGCCGCGCGCCGCGTTTCCCACGCGTCACCGTTACCGTGCGCGACGGCAACGAGGAGGTCGCAGCGGCGCGAGACGGCAATGCCGATGGCAGCGCGCCGCGAACCATCGGATGGTTTGAGATCATAGGCCCTGGTCCGCCCGGCCATATCGGCGACCTGCACGACCTCGCCTGGCGCGAACGGCACGAAATATTGGCTGATCAAATCAACATCCGCGACGCGGTCGACTTCGTCGTCGTCGGCGACGCCGCGGTCGCAGTTGCAGAAGCCGATTTTCGGCCGAACGTATACCTCGATGCCATCGCCACACGACGCGCCGCGGCAACGAAACGCGCGTCCCGCGGGCCAGCCATCGCGCGGGAACGACCAGGCGATCTCCTGCCACGAGCCTTTCTGTTCACCTTGGCGCGGCACGATGTGCTGGTAGGCCGCGGCACCCAACAACGCACCGAGCGCGGCGGCCGCAACAACGATGACCGGCCATCGACGCATCACCGCCTCATCACGGCAGGCCGGCGACGGCGCGCGCCGGGCCGGTCAGTTCCAGGATGTGCAGGCCGGTATTGGCGCGATCGACGATGTAGATGTAGCCGCGCTCGTCGGTTTCGACATTGTTGGTCTGGATCGCGACCTTGCAGCGATCCTTGCCGTCGATCTTGACGCAGCGCTTGTCGGTCGCGGCCGTGATCGACGGGATGAAATAGCCGACCTCCCTGGGATGATAGGGATCGCGAATGTCGAGCGCGCGAACGCCGGCATTGAAGAAGGCGATGAAGGCCATCTTCTTGTAGAAGACCTGTGCCATGCTCTCGTTGGAAGAATGCGCGCCGAACCGCCCGCCCCGTTCGCAGAACGTCCCGCTCGCTTCCGGCACGGTGTAGCTCGAAATCATCATCGGCGC contains:
- the dnaG gene encoding DNA primase, which codes for MRFTPQFLDELRARLSVSEVVGRRVKLKRAGREFKGLSPFQQEKTPSFTVNDQKQFYHCFSTGKHGNIFDFVMETEGVSFPEAVERLAAMAGLPLPAATPDAARHEQRRKTLHDVMELAAKFFADTLASRNGAKARGYLGDRGISSATQLQFRLGYAPGERFALKEHLGAQGISTEDMVEAGLLVGGDDIPVPYDRFRDRVMFPIADARGRVIAFGGRALEKDVSAKYLNSPETPLFHKGDNLYNLATARQAAHDGSPLIVVEGYVDVIAMVTAGFAGAVAPLGTALTENQLALLWKMADEPILCFDGDRAGRKAAYRAADLALPNLAPGKSLRFALLPEGQDPDDLARTGGRVAIEEVIGAARGLADMIWSREIEGGTFATPERRAALEARINELSNGIRDEVVRRYYRQDLAERLQRTFAPDAGRGGYGRGNFRTGRPESPRAFAPRGASPAGRFAPRGRPLGITSGIAPGPYQAASPQLASSPIMRGQRSAMSRREALILQSLINHPWLLHDHLEEVAMLELAHPEATKLRAGIITAFANDHHHSPDVEEQAEKMRADLEARGLGEVLQRVERAITTVAVWAARPGAAREDVLATWQQLVVLHQKTHALLREKKDAELALAEETSEANLAWLKDVGARLDSLDGTEALIEGFGELSGRFRKSV
- a CDS encoding chlorite dismutase family protein: MFAIFRGGRSGAWRVTRFAPVKGASLSPTPSLSVVHSLSITLPILPSPTSWRLAGFASHLRYTERAEKTQLDAVRAEIGRPEATFAALIPIKKSAAWWELTQEERRQIFEDRSHHIADSLKYLPAIARQLYHSRDLGEPFDFLTWFEYAPAHAEEFEELVRTLRATEEWRYVEREVDIRLERERLDAG
- a CDS encoding gamma-glutamylcyclotransferase family protein; its protein translation is MISDRLFVYGTLMRGFDHPMAQLLSRSADFLGTATCRGRLYLIKHYPGLVLSDDANDVVFGELYRLRDRDALLAEFDMYEACGAGFPEPTEYIRRMLPLSLQDGTAGEAWTYVYNWPVAGLPRIASGKFLEM
- a CDS encoding N-formylglutamate amidohydrolase, with the protein product MNDAAGPAPLLSAEDVPPVHEYNTAGRSPFLLTCDHYGRLIPRVLGDLGLPESELTRHIAWDIGIAGVAEALAKHLNAHLIVQRYSRLVIDCNRPPHVASSIPRISEATTIPGNEGISREAAAIRRAQIFDPYHRRIDEIIDQRGNAAMPTVLVSLHSFTPVYAGIARPWHIGTLYHRDKHLPPRLLQAFRAEGDLVVGDNEPYAVSDETDYTIPVHGEARGLMNTGIEIRQDLISDPAGEKAWAERLARILGEIEEMLRRQQLIASRQGEGRAPLQLAADRD
- a CDS encoding LysE family translocator translates to MSLQVYLAFVAACIALALLPGPVVTLLIANGLRHGTRAALINCAGAQTGLAIVIGIVAIGLTSLMATMGYWFDWVRFAGAAYLIWLGIKLIWQPAEGVNADEPPPPPRGGFFLQGLLVLLSNPKVLVFFGAFIPQFMDMEKDHFPQVALLGVTFMVIAASTDAVYALLAGRARMFFSKQRTRLVSRVSGGFMIGGGIWLALTRAR